One genomic segment of Paenibacillus sp. FSL H8-0332 includes these proteins:
- a CDS encoding SDR family oxidoreductase, whose translation MNTYSYQGKLAVVTGASSGIGEVYAGALAARGCHVVLAARSAKKLQALAGEIQRKHGVQAYALPCDLSKAGAPRQLAESIAALGLTVDILINNAGIGTHGRFEEIDPEREQAEIMLNTAALVDLTHHFLPGMLERKEGVVVNVASMAAFAPCAYSAVYGATKAFVLSFSEALWAETRGRGVRVLTLCPGATDTGFFDAVGSRDMAAGSALSTPEKVVQAGFRGIDKGSSYIVGGRNNYLAAQMGRFLPRHRAAMLMERISRPKEH comes from the coding sequence ATGAATACATATTCATATCAGGGCAAGCTGGCAGTGGTCACCGGGGCTTCATCCGGAATTGGCGAAGTGTATGCCGGGGCGCTGGCGGCACGAGGCTGCCATGTCGTACTAGCTGCACGCTCAGCCAAGAAGCTGCAAGCATTGGCCGGCGAAATTCAACGTAAGCATGGGGTGCAGGCCTATGCCCTGCCCTGCGATTTGTCCAAAGCAGGTGCCCCGCGCCAGCTAGCCGAATCCATTGCAGCGCTCGGCCTAACGGTAGATATTCTAATTAATAACGCAGGCATTGGCACACATGGCCGCTTTGAGGAGATCGATCCAGAGCGCGAGCAAGCGGAAATTATGCTGAACACCGCGGCTCTTGTCGACCTGACGCATCATTTTCTGCCCGGCATGCTGGAACGCAAGGAAGGAGTCGTCGTCAACGTGGCTTCAATGGCCGCGTTTGCACCTTGCGCCTATTCGGCTGTCTACGGTGCAACCAAGGCTTTCGTGTTATCTTTCTCCGAAGCGTTGTGGGCCGAAACCCGTGGACGCGGGGTGCGCGTCCTTACCCTTTGCCCGGGTGCGACGGATACAGGATTTTTCGATGCTGTCGGCAGCAGGGACATGGCGGCAGGTAGCGCATTGTCCACTCCAGAGAAAGTCGTTCAAGCCGGATTTCGCGGAATCGACAAAGGCAGCAGTTATATCGTCGGCGGGCGAAATAATTACCTGGCCGCTCAGATGGGCCGTTTTCTTCCCCGGCACAGGGCAGCTATGCTAATGGAACGCATCTCGCGCCCCAAAGAACATTGA